The following coding sequences are from one Oncorhynchus nerka isolate Pitt River linkage group LG6, Oner_Uvic_2.0, whole genome shotgun sequence window:
- the LOC115130133 gene encoding armadillo repeat-containing protein 1-like isoform X2, with product MSGELDALTVVNQLRDLAADPLNRRAIVQDNGCLPGLILFLDHPNPQVVYSALLAVRYLAECRSNREKMKGELGMMLSLQNVMQKSTSPGETKLLASEIYEILQAAGNDQAEQAEAEAASCRRKAHFFMGSTNKRAMTVVLHIDGLDDSTRRSLCEEALLKIPGVISFTFQMAVKRCVVRIRSDLKAEALGTAINSTKVMKAAQLMLPFQEGAEVVVVEHNVDVPDYLPEEDSPSQEQDKAVTRVGSITDGVGWLSTAANFLSRSFYW from the exons ATGAGTGGGGAGCTGGATGCGCTGACTGTGGTGAACCAGCTACGAGATCTTGCAGCTGACCCCCTCAACAGACGAGCCATAGTACAGGACAATGGCTGCTTACCAGGGCTCATCCTCTTTCTGGACCACCCCAACCCTCAGGTTGTCTACTCCGCATTATTG GCAGTGCGCTACCTTGCAGAATGTCGGTCCAACAGAGAGAAGATGAAGGGAGAGCTGGGCATGATGCTGAGTCTGCAGAATGTCATGCAGAA GAGCACCTCCCCAGGGGAGACCAAGCTTCTGGCGTCTGAGATTTATGAGATTCTGCAGGCGGCTGGTAATGACCAGGCAGAGCAGGCCGAGGCTGAAGCCGCCTCCTGCAGACGCAAGGCCCACTTCTTCATGGGCTCCACCAACAAGCGGGCCATGACCGTGGTGCTGCACATCGACGGCCTGGACGACTCA acTCGTAGAAGTCTGTGTGAGGAGGCCCTACTGAAGATCCCAGGGGTGATCAGCTTCACCTTCCAGATGGCTGTGAAGAGGTGTGTGGTCAGGATACGCTCTGACCTCAAGGCTGAG GCGCTGGGCACGGCGATCAACTCCACCAAGGTGATGAAGGCTGCACAG CTGATGCTTCCATTCCAGGAGGGtgcggaggtggtggtggtggagcacAACGTGGACGTCCCAGACTACCTGCCTGAGGAGGACAGCCCGTCTCAGGAGCAGGACAAGGCCGTGACCCGTGTGG
- the LOC115130133 gene encoding armadillo repeat-containing protein 1-like isoform X1 — MSGELDALTVVNQLRDLAADPLNRRAIVQDNGCLPGLILFLDHPNPQVVYSALLAVRYLAECRSNREKMKGELGMMLSLQNVMQKSTSPGETKLLASEIYEILQAAGNDQAEQAEAEAASCRRKAHFFMGSTNKRAMTVVLHIDGLDDSTRRSLCEEALLKIPGVISFTFQMAVKRCVVRIRSDLKAEALGTAINSTKVMKAAQVVKGEDGGELMLPFQEGAEVVVVEHNVDVPDYLPEEDSPSQEQDKAVTRVGSITDGVGWLSTAANFLSRSFYW; from the exons ATGAGTGGGGAGCTGGATGCGCTGACTGTGGTGAACCAGCTACGAGATCTTGCAGCTGACCCCCTCAACAGACGAGCCATAGTACAGGACAATGGCTGCTTACCAGGGCTCATCCTCTTTCTGGACCACCCCAACCCTCAGGTTGTCTACTCCGCATTATTG GCAGTGCGCTACCTTGCAGAATGTCGGTCCAACAGAGAGAAGATGAAGGGAGAGCTGGGCATGATGCTGAGTCTGCAGAATGTCATGCAGAA GAGCACCTCCCCAGGGGAGACCAAGCTTCTGGCGTCTGAGATTTATGAGATTCTGCAGGCGGCTGGTAATGACCAGGCAGAGCAGGCCGAGGCTGAAGCCGCCTCCTGCAGACGCAAGGCCCACTTCTTCATGGGCTCCACCAACAAGCGGGCCATGACCGTGGTGCTGCACATCGACGGCCTGGACGACTCA acTCGTAGAAGTCTGTGTGAGGAGGCCCTACTGAAGATCCCAGGGGTGATCAGCTTCACCTTCCAGATGGCTGTGAAGAGGTGTGTGGTCAGGATACGCTCTGACCTCAAGGCTGAG GCGCTGGGCACGGCGATCAACTCCACCAAGGTGATGAAGGCTGCACAGGTagtgaagggagaggatggaggagag CTGATGCTTCCATTCCAGGAGGGtgcggaggtggtggtggtggagcacAACGTGGACGTCCCAGACTACCTGCCTGAGGAGGACAGCCCGTCTCAGGAGCAGGACAAGGCCGTGACCCGTGTGG